A stretch of the Ochrobactrum sp. BTU1 genome encodes the following:
- a CDS encoding class I SAM-dependent methyltransferase, whose amino-acid sequence MGVNPLGSRGRAQGIDHASLMDRVYKRQRHFYDATRKYYLLGRDTMIARLNVPSNGHVLEIGCGTGRNLVKTAQAYPDAKLFGIDISAEMLETAHSAAERAGIAERTSLERADATHFNPEALFGQSNFDRIFISYAVSMIPQWQPVIRESIRHLKPGGELHIVDFGDQQGLPNWFKKALFTWLRWFHVTPRSDLFTVADHMAAEQGAISRHKVLYRGFAWIATIRAE is encoded by the coding sequence ATGGGTGTTAATCCATTGGGCAGTCGCGGACGGGCTCAGGGCATCGACCATGCCAGCCTGATGGACCGGGTTTATAAGCGGCAACGGCATTTTTACGATGCAACCCGCAAATATTATCTCCTTGGCCGCGATACAATGATTGCACGCCTCAATGTTCCGTCCAATGGCCATGTTCTCGAAATCGGTTGCGGCACAGGCCGCAATCTCGTCAAGACCGCCCAAGCCTACCCGGACGCAAAACTGTTTGGCATCGATATTTCAGCAGAGATGCTGGAAACGGCCCACAGCGCGGCTGAACGGGCCGGGATTGCCGAACGCACCAGCCTCGAACGCGCCGACGCCACGCATTTCAACCCCGAAGCGCTTTTTGGTCAAAGCAATTTCGACCGTATCTTCATTTCCTATGCTGTTTCGATGATCCCGCAATGGCAACCTGTCATCCGGGAAAGCATTCGCCACCTCAAACCGGGTGGCGAACTGCACATAGTCGATTTTGGAGATCAGCAAGGTCTGCCAAACTGGTTTAAGAAAGCACTTTTCACCTGGCTTCGCTGGTTCCATGTGACGCCTCGTAGTGATCTCTTCACTGTCGCAGATCACATGGCCGCAGAACAAGGCGCCATATCAAGACACAAAGTGCTCTATCGCGGCTTTGCATGGATCGCGACCATCCGCGCCGAATAA
- a CDS encoding N-acetylmuramoyl-L-alanine amidase, producing MSSADVSEAELLAALVLDKPDYPAASIDASPNFGIRKDGKTPTYLILHYTGLATAQEAVDILKSPEMEVSAHYLVHEDGRVVQMVSEKARAWHAGKSFWKGETDINSASIGIEIVNPGNLENYPPFADRQIEAVIELCRSICSRYEIRPENVLAHSDIAPERKTDPGHNFPWKKLHAAGIGHLIEPTAVRGGRFLARGEQGQPVEALQSMLALYGYKIKINGVFDEATETVIKAFQRHFRTQNVDGVADVSTIDTLYRLIFSLQNVTA from the coding sequence ATGAGCAGCGCAGACGTATCAGAAGCAGAACTTTTGGCGGCACTTGTTTTGGATAAGCCCGATTATCCAGCGGCCTCGATTGATGCGTCGCCGAATTTCGGCATTCGCAAGGACGGCAAGACACCAACCTATTTGATCCTGCATTATACGGGCCTCGCGACGGCTCAGGAGGCGGTTGATATTCTCAAGTCGCCTGAGATGGAAGTGTCGGCACATTATCTGGTTCATGAAGATGGCCGTGTAGTGCAGATGGTGTCTGAAAAGGCGCGCGCATGGCACGCAGGAAAGAGCTTCTGGAAGGGCGAGACCGATATCAATTCGGCATCAATCGGGATCGAAATCGTCAATCCGGGCAATCTCGAAAATTATCCGCCCTTTGCGGACCGTCAGATTGAAGCAGTAATCGAGCTTTGCCGCAGCATATGTAGCCGATATGAAATCCGTCCTGAAAACGTACTCGCGCATTCAGACATCGCACCAGAGCGTAAAACAGATCCGGGGCACAACTTCCCGTGGAAGAAGCTTCATGCCGCAGGGATTGGTCATCTGATCGAACCAACTGCTGTCCGGGGCGGACGCTTTCTCGCGCGTGGCGAGCAAGGGCAACCGGTTGAAGCTTTGCAGTCCATGCTGGCGCTTTACGGATATAAAATCAAGATCAATGGTGTGTTCGATGAGGCCACCGAGACCGTAATTAAGGCGTTTCAGCGGCATTTTCGGACACAAAATGTGGACGGCGTAGCGGATGTATCTACTATAGATACCCTCTACAGGCTTATTTTTTCCCTACAAAATGTTACCGCATGA
- a CDS encoding DnaJ family molecular chaperone — MSIWVRIGEFVTSVTLNAISSVIEAVRTVFEGDADTRRRVAFSIAMIALSAKMAKADGVVTQDEFRAFQSIFSVPPEEHAHVVRLYNLAQQDVAGYESYARQLAGLCREGDDNCHLLEDILDGLFHIATADGYVHDKEMAFLASVAEIFGYDEEGFERIALRHVNRGEGDPYAILGLVRGVSFEDARKRYRSLVKEHHPDRLVAEGLPLEFIKIANTRLAAINAAWASVEKQLEAA, encoded by the coding sequence ATGTCGATCTGGGTCCGCATCGGTGAGTTCGTCACCTCTGTAACGCTGAACGCTATTTCCAGCGTTATCGAAGCCGTGCGCACGGTTTTTGAGGGCGATGCAGATACGCGCCGTCGCGTTGCATTCTCCATTGCCATGATCGCGCTGTCTGCAAAAATGGCAAAAGCGGATGGTGTGGTGACGCAGGATGAGTTTCGGGCGTTCCAGAGCATTTTTTCAGTGCCGCCAGAAGAGCACGCTCATGTGGTTCGTCTCTATAATCTTGCTCAGCAGGATGTGGCGGGCTATGAAAGCTACGCGCGTCAGTTGGCAGGTCTTTGCCGCGAAGGCGACGATAATTGTCATCTGCTTGAAGATATTCTCGACGGTCTTTTTCATATCGCGACCGCTGACGGCTATGTGCATGACAAGGAAATGGCGTTCCTTGCGAGCGTTGCTGAGATTTTCGGTTATGACGAGGAAGGCTTCGAGCGCATCGCACTCCGCCATGTCAATCGCGGAGAGGGCGATCCTTATGCCATCCTCGGGCTTGTTCGCGGTGTGTCGTTTGAGGATGCGCGCAAGCGCTATCGCTCTTTGGTGAAAGAGCACCATCCTGACCGGCTTGTTGCGGAAGGTCTTCCGCTGGAATTTATAAAGATCGCAAATACACGCCTTGCTGCCATCAATGCAGCCTGGGCAAGCGTAGAAAAACAATTGGAAGCCGCATGA
- a CDS encoding DUF3419 family protein has product MTGQDTNGTILQRAVTQNHALSRQGFSERLFAWLFKGLVYPQIWEDPEVDMVALAIQPGHRIVTIASGGCNALSYLTADPARVEAVDLNRAHVAFNRLKLAALKHLPDYATFYRFYGKADDKANLAAYQRFIRPHLDQESRAYWEKRKLSGRQRISIFSRDLYRHGLLGVFIGMGHRVARLYGIDPRDILKARTMEEQRTFFDTTLAPLFEKRMVRWATARKSSLFGLGIPPQQYDALATAGNGDMAFVLRARLEKLACAFPLTENYFAWQAFGRGYSGNEETGPLPPYLSRANFETVRSRVDRMTVQNANYTEFLAQKPASSVDRYILLDAQDWMNDGQLNALWSEITRTAAPGARVIFRTAAEPSLLPGRVDPSILAHWDYRADESRALHDRDRSSIYGGFHLYTLKDA; this is encoded by the coding sequence ATGACAGGACAAGACACCAACGGAACGATCCTTCAACGCGCCGTCACACAAAATCATGCGCTCTCACGACAGGGCTTTTCAGAGCGTCTTTTTGCCTGGTTGTTTAAGGGGCTGGTGTATCCACAAATCTGGGAGGACCCAGAAGTCGACATGGTGGCACTCGCCATTCAGCCCGGCCATCGTATCGTGACCATTGCGTCTGGCGGCTGCAACGCGCTTTCCTATCTGACCGCAGATCCGGCTCGCGTCGAGGCCGTCGATCTTAACCGTGCGCATGTGGCGTTCAATCGCCTGAAGCTTGCAGCACTCAAGCACCTGCCCGATTATGCCACCTTTTATCGCTTCTATGGCAAGGCTGATGACAAGGCCAATCTCGCCGCCTACCAGCGCTTTATCCGCCCGCATCTTGATCAAGAAAGCCGCGCCTACTGGGAAAAACGCAAACTAAGTGGCCGCCAGCGCATCTCAATCTTCTCGCGTGACCTGTATCGTCACGGTCTTCTGGGTGTCTTCATCGGCATGGGGCACCGCGTTGCCCGCCTTTATGGCATTGACCCGCGTGACATTCTCAAGGCACGCACAATGGAAGAGCAGCGGACATTCTTCGATACAACACTCGCACCCTTGTTTGAAAAACGCATGGTACGCTGGGCCACCGCTCGTAAATCATCGTTGTTTGGCCTTGGCATTCCGCCGCAGCAATATGATGCGCTGGCAACCGCCGGCAATGGCGACATGGCTTTCGTCCTTCGTGCACGCCTTGAAAAACTCGCCTGCGCCTTTCCGCTGACTGAAAATTATTTCGCCTGGCAGGCCTTCGGACGTGGCTATAGCGGCAATGAGGAAACCGGCCCCCTTCCGCCCTATCTCTCCCGTGCCAATTTTGAAACCGTGCGCTCCCGCGTGGACCGCATGACGGTTCAAAACGCCAACTACACCGAGTTCCTTGCACAGAAGCCAGCCTCATCCGTGGATCGCTATATTCTGCTCGACGCACAGGACTGGATGAATGACGGCCAGCTCAACGCGCTCTGGAGCGAAATCACACGCACAGCAGCGCCCGGTGCCCGCGTCATCTTCCGCACGGCAGCAGAACCAAGCCTGCTTCCGGGCCGTGTTGATCCGTCAATCCTGGCCCATTGGGATTACCGCGCAGATGAATCGCGCGCGCTACATGATCGCGACCGCTCTTCTATATATGGCGGCTTTCACCTCTACACATTAAAGGACGCTTGA
- a CDS encoding SDR family oxidoreductase → MSSLKDKVAIIIGASSGIGRATAMLFAAQGAAIVLNARNEAGLVPVAQAIKELGGEAHYVAGDASRAETHEKLIAVAQNEFGRLDIAFNNAGTVGPIGRMTEASLDDWNKVIAGNLTSAFLGAKSQIPFMLKSGGGSIIFTSTFVGTSVGIPGMSLYGAAKAGLMGLVKGITADYGAQGIRANALLPGGVDTPMAGSDAQKEWAAGLHAMKRIAQPEEIAQAALFLAGPMASFVSGSALYADGGNSSVK, encoded by the coding sequence ATGTCGAGCTTAAAAGATAAGGTCGCAATCATTATCGGTGCGTCGTCGGGAATAGGGCGCGCTACGGCAATGCTGTTTGCTGCGCAAGGTGCAGCTATCGTTCTAAATGCCCGCAATGAGGCGGGGTTGGTGCCAGTAGCGCAAGCTATCAAAGAGCTTGGCGGCGAAGCACATTATGTGGCTGGTGATGCTTCACGAGCTGAAACACATGAGAAACTCATAGCCGTTGCGCAAAATGAGTTCGGTCGTCTTGATATTGCTTTTAACAATGCTGGTACTGTCGGCCCCATCGGACGGATGACAGAAGCAAGCCTTGATGATTGGAACAAGGTTATTGCCGGAAATCTGACATCGGCATTTCTCGGCGCGAAATCGCAGATACCATTCATGCTCAAGTCCGGCGGCGGTTCGATCATTTTTACATCAACCTTTGTTGGCACCAGTGTCGGCATTCCTGGAATGTCACTCTATGGTGCCGCAAAGGCTGGGTTGATGGGATTGGTGAAGGGCATCACTGCAGATTATGGCGCCCAAGGCATCAGAGCCAACGCGCTTTTGCCGGGCGGTGTCGATACGCCGATGGCAGGCAGTGACGCGCAGAAAGAATGGGCGGCGGGCCTTCATGCAATGAAGCGGATTGCACAGCCGGAAGAAATTGCTCAGGCGGCACTCTTTCTTGCAGGGCCAATGGCGAGCTTTGTTTCCGGTTCAGCGCTTTATGCTGATGGTGGCAATTCATCGGTCAAGTAA
- a CDS encoding YgdI/YgdR family lipoprotein produces MKKFLVSAVAAVSFLGLAACSDNSKDTNSAPSTPAPSAPANNDTTTTPSTPAPAPSTPGTGTPPAN; encoded by the coding sequence ATGAAAAAGTTTCTGGTAAGTGCGGTAGCTGCCGTATCGTTCCTCGGACTTGCTGCCTGCAGCGACAATTCGAAAGATACGAATAGTGCGCCGTCCACCCCTGCGCCATCAGCGCCGGCAAATAACGATACGACAACGACTCCGTCGACCCCAGCACCGGCACCATCGACACCGGGCACGGGTACACCTCCTGCAAACTAA
- a CDS encoding penicillin-binding protein 2 produces the protein MRLKLGFSKKNKQNTNDGFEPAGNEKLAGNMAFVGSRKKHGNRARNRLWMAIACFVGIYGVIGGKLVYFGVIGGEGDDSGGPAVHQLASRPDILDRNGEILATDIKTASLFAEPRKIVDPDETIELLSTVIPDLDWEATYRRLKSGAGFVWVKRGLTPRQQSQIMALGVPGIGFRTEKRRFYPGGPTASHILGLVNVDNQGIAGMEKYIDSQGLSDLRAVGMATGQSLEPIKLSIDIRVQHIMRDVLVKAMERYRAIAAGAVVLNVKTGEVIAMASVPDFDPNNPVNALDKDRLNRMSAGTYEMGSTIKSFTTAMALDSGKFNLNSRIDASRPLVIGRQTIRDFHGKGRVLTLPEVFIFSSNIGSGHEANVVGIEGHRAFLKKMGLLDRMQTELPEVARPVEPRVWKKVHSMTISFGHGMMTTPLQTAVGAAALMNGGKLIEPTFLTRTQAQADQVAQQVIHPQVSADMRYLYRLNSTAPGGSGKRATVQGYRVGGKTGTAEKVVHGRYSKDVRFNAFLASFPMDDPTYVVLTIIDEPKPEEGKYSATAGLNAAPMVADIIRRSASFLGVKPDFKQEFAPAASEIASADSIND, from the coding sequence ATGCGGCTGAAGCTCGGATTTTCCAAGAAGAACAAACAGAACACCAATGACGGCTTTGAGCCGGCTGGCAATGAAAAGCTGGCCGGCAATATGGCTTTTGTCGGCTCGCGTAAAAAGCACGGCAATCGCGCACGTAATCGTCTTTGGATGGCCATTGCCTGCTTCGTCGGCATTTATGGCGTGATCGGCGGTAAGCTGGTTTATTTCGGTGTGATTGGCGGCGAGGGTGATGACTCTGGCGGCCCTGCCGTACATCAGCTCGCATCGCGCCCGGACATTCTGGATCGCAATGGTGAAATCCTTGCGACTGATATCAAGACCGCTTCGCTGTTTGCTGAGCCACGCAAGATCGTCGATCCGGATGAAACAATCGAACTTCTATCGACCGTTATTCCCGATCTCGACTGGGAAGCGACCTATCGCCGTCTGAAAAGCGGAGCAGGCTTCGTCTGGGTGAAGCGTGGTCTGACGCCACGCCAGCAGAGCCAGATTATGGCTCTGGGTGTCCCCGGTATCGGCTTCCGTACGGAAAAGCGCCGCTTTTATCCGGGTGGTCCAACGGCTTCGCATATTCTTGGTCTCGTTAATGTCGACAATCAGGGCATTGCGGGTATGGAAAAATATATCGACAGTCAGGGACTGAGCGATCTTCGCGCCGTTGGTATGGCAACCGGGCAATCGCTTGAGCCGATCAAGCTCTCGATCGATATCCGCGTGCAGCACATCATGCGCGACGTTCTCGTCAAGGCGATGGAACGTTATCGCGCGATTGCTGCGGGTGCCGTGGTTCTCAACGTGAAGACCGGCGAAGTCATTGCTATGGCTTCGGTGCCGGATTTTGATCCGAACAATCCGGTTAATGCGCTCGATAAGGATCGCTTGAACCGCATGTCGGCGGGTACCTACGAAATGGGCTCGACGATCAAGAGCTTCACCACTGCAATGGCGCTCGATTCGGGCAAGTTTAATCTCAATTCGAGGATCGATGCGTCGCGTCCGCTGGTTATTGGTCGTCAGACAATCCGCGACTTCCACGGCAAAGGTCGCGTTTTGACGCTGCCTGAAGTCTTTATCTTCTCATCCAACATTGGTTCAGGTCATGAAGCCAACGTTGTCGGAATTGAAGGTCATCGTGCGTTCCTGAAGAAAATGGGTCTTCTTGACCGTATGCAGACTGAGCTGCCTGAAGTGGCGCGCCCGGTTGAGCCGCGCGTCTGGAAGAAGGTTCACTCGATGACCATTTCGTTCGGACACGGCATGATGACCACGCCGCTGCAGACCGCTGTTGGTGCAGCAGCTTTGATGAATGGCGGCAAGCTGATTGAGCCGACATTCCTTACACGCACGCAGGCCCAGGCCGATCAGGTGGCGCAGCAGGTTATTCACCCGCAGGTGTCAGCGGACATGCGTTATCTTTATCGCCTGAACTCAACCGCGCCAGGTGGTTCGGGTAAACGTGCAACGGTTCAGGGCTACCGTGTCGGCGGCAAGACGGGTACGGCTGAAAAGGTCGTGCATGGCCGCTATTCGAAGGATGTGCGCTTCAATGCATTTCTCGCATCCTTCCCGATGGACGATCCTACCTATGTCGTTCTGACTATTATTGACGAGCCTAAGCCGGAAGAAGGCAAGTACAGCGCGACCGCTGGTCTTAATGCTGCGCCAATGGTTGCCGATATTATTAGGCGCTCAGCCTCATTTTTGGGGGTTAAGCCCGATTTTAAACAGGAATTTGCGCCAGCAGCATCAGAGATCGCTTCTGCTGATTCGATAAACGACTGA
- a CDS encoding glycoside hydrolase family 25 protein, producing the protein MNRMANRSILALGMLLLAGCTTVDYDFADVKKSGNSMQQMARPTGAVNAPRFGDRKPFEWTGRTPWHYPIHGTDVSKYQVDVDWSAVRRSGISFAFIKATEGGDRFDDRFTEHWNGAKQAGIPRSAYHFYYFCRPAIEQARWYIQNVPRDPNALPPVLDMEWNASSPSCKLRPNAVVVRKEMKIFLDAVEKHYGKRPIIYTTVDFFDENDLNQMREYPFWLRSTAGHPTEKYGPHPWTFWQYTGTGTIPGIKGDADINVFAGSASAWKKWLESNKVR; encoded by the coding sequence ATGAACCGTATGGCCAACCGCAGCATTCTAGCCCTTGGCATGTTACTTCTGGCCGGCTGCACCACAGTCGACTACGACTTCGCCGACGTTAAAAAGTCAGGCAATTCGATGCAGCAGATGGCGCGCCCGACAGGAGCCGTCAATGCACCGCGGTTCGGTGATCGAAAACCGTTTGAATGGACGGGCCGCACACCATGGCATTATCCAATCCATGGTACGGATGTTTCAAAATATCAGGTCGATGTTGATTGGAGTGCCGTACGCCGCAGCGGCATTTCGTTTGCCTTCATCAAGGCAACAGAAGGCGGCGACCGCTTTGATGACCGTTTCACCGAGCATTGGAACGGCGCGAAGCAGGCTGGCATTCCGCGCAGCGCTTATCATTTCTATTACTTCTGCCGCCCAGCCATCGAGCAGGCACGCTGGTACATTCAGAATGTTCCGCGCGATCCGAACGCACTGCCTCCTGTTCTCGATATGGAATGGAACGCAAGTTCGCCGAGCTGTAAGCTAAGGCCAAATGCGGTCGTGGTGCGCAAGGAAATGAAGATTTTCCTTGATGCCGTCGAAAAGCACTATGGCAAACGACCGATCATCTACACAACGGTCGACTTCTTCGATGAGAATGACCTCAACCAGATGCGGGAATATCCGTTCTGGCTGCGATCCACGGCTGGGCATCCTACAGAGAAATACGGGCCACATCCTTGGACCTTCTGGCAATATACGGGTACGGGAACCATTCCGGGCATCAAGGGTGATGCAGATATCAATGTGTTTGCCGGCAGTGCCAGTGCATGGAAAAAGTGGCTGGAAAGCAACAAGGTCCGTTAA
- the rsmH gene encoding 16S rRNA (cytosine(1402)-N(4))-methyltransferase RsmH, which translates to MMASLGGDQSQAEGAQVRHVPVLISEVIDALKPETGKVIVDGTFGAGGYTRRILEQGASVIAIDRDPTAIAAGRVMEKQFEGRLNLVESRFSALDEAVETVEGEGAKVDGVVLDIGVSSMQIDEAERGFSFQKDGPLDMRMSRNGPSAADVVNRLKMGDLARIFNFLGEERHAGRIARMIEKRRETQPFTRTLDLANSIESLVGRNPKVPIHPATRVFQALRIYVNDELGELARALLAAERILKPGGRLVVVTFHSLEDRMVKRYFADRAGGSAGSRHLPETHVRLPSFTAAVKGAVGPSAEEEERNPRARSAKLRAGLRTENPPLEDDLSLFGLPKLPETYELARS; encoded by the coding sequence ATGATGGCTAGCCTCGGCGGAGACCAATCTCAAGCCGAAGGGGCTCAGGTCCGTCACGTTCCGGTGCTTATTTCCGAAGTGATTGATGCCCTGAAACCCGAAACCGGCAAAGTAATCGTCGATGGCACATTCGGTGCGGGCGGTTATACCCGACGTATTCTGGAGCAGGGCGCAAGCGTAATCGCTATTGATCGCGACCCGACTGCCATTGCAGCCGGTCGTGTCATGGAAAAGCAGTTCGAAGGCAGGCTCAATCTGGTTGAAAGCCGGTTTTCGGCGCTGGATGAAGCTGTTGAAACAGTCGAGGGAGAAGGCGCGAAGGTGGATGGCGTTGTGCTCGATATCGGTGTCTCGTCGATGCAGATCGATGAAGCCGAGCGTGGCTTTTCCTTCCAGAAGGATGGGCCGCTCGACATGCGCATGTCACGCAACGGTCCAAGCGCTGCCGATGTGGTTAACCGCCTGAAGATGGGCGATCTTGCACGCATCTTTAATTTTCTCGGCGAAGAGCGTCATGCAGGTCGCATCGCGCGCATGATTGAAAAGCGTCGCGAAACACAGCCTTTCACGCGCACACTTGATCTAGCCAATTCGATTGAATCGCTGGTCGGCCGTAATCCAAAAGTGCCTATTCATCCTGCAACGCGCGTGTTTCAGGCGTTGCGCATCTATGTGAATGATGAGCTTGGTGAACTGGCGCGTGCATTGCTTGCAGCCGAACGTATTTTGAAGCCTGGTGGTCGCCTTGTTGTCGTGACTTTCCATTCGCTCGAAGATCGTATGGTCAAGCGCTACTTTGCTGATCGTGCCGGTGGTAGCGCTGGATCGCGGCATTTGCCGGAAACCCATGTGCGCCTTCCAAGCTTTACGGCTGCGGTAAAGGGGGCTGTTGGACCGAGCGCCGAAGAAGAAGAGCGTAATCCTCGTGCTCGCTCTGCAAAACTGCGTGCGGGACTGAGGACTGAAAATCCGCCTCTAGAAGATGATCTTTCACTTTTCGGGCTGCCAAAGCTGCCTGAAACGTATGAACTGGCCCGGAGTTGA
- a CDS encoding Nramp family divalent metal transporter, which translates to MAPRGSTPPAPQDVTFEGWRRDRGEASMSDVHRSIRVNRSGSKLRRAMAFFGPGYLVAVGYMDPGNWATSLAGGSRFGYMLLSVVLISNLMAVLLQALCTRLAVATGRDLAQACRDAYPRFLAWPLWFLAELAICATDLAEVIGTAIGLNLLFGIPLEIGVIITAADVLLVLYLQNKGFRRVEALIITLLGVIAFCFLIQILMAEPKWGEVIRGFAPTTEIIRNPDMLYIALGIIGATVMPHNLYLHSGIIQTRDYGHTLPEKREAIRFATLDSTIALTFALLVNASILILAAASFNATGNTTVEDLDKAHALLNPLLGSALAPTLFAIALLCCGLNSTITATMAGQIVMEGFIDIKLKPWLRRAITRFVAIVPAAIVTIMYGSQGTTELLILSQVVLSLQLPFAIIPLVMFTAEKKKMGALVAPRWVTILAAVTAAIIVVLNMKLIYDFFTGVPI; encoded by the coding sequence ATGGCCCCTCGGGGAAGCACGCCCCCCGCTCCGCAAGACGTTACATTTGAAGGTTGGCGTCGTGATCGGGGCGAAGCCTCGATGTCCGATGTACACCGGTCTATCCGGGTAAACCGATCCGGTTCAAAACTTCGCCGCGCAATGGCTTTCTTTGGCCCCGGTTATCTTGTCGCCGTAGGCTATATGGACCCCGGCAACTGGGCCACCTCGCTCGCAGGTGGCTCCCGCTTCGGCTATATGCTGCTGTCGGTCGTGTTGATTTCAAATCTCATGGCAGTACTTCTGCAAGCACTATGCACCCGGCTTGCGGTTGCAACCGGTCGCGATCTCGCTCAGGCCTGCCGCGATGCCTATCCGCGCTTTCTCGCCTGGCCTCTGTGGTTTTTGGCAGAACTTGCCATCTGCGCCACCGATCTTGCCGAGGTTATCGGTACGGCAATCGGTCTCAATCTGCTTTTCGGCATTCCGCTGGAAATCGGCGTCATCATTACCGCCGCAGACGTGCTTCTTGTTCTCTATCTCCAGAACAAAGGCTTTCGTCGGGTCGAAGCGCTCATCATCACGCTGCTCGGCGTCATTGCGTTCTGCTTCCTGATCCAGATTTTGATGGCTGAACCCAAATGGGGCGAAGTGATCCGCGGCTTTGCGCCAACCACAGAAATCATCCGCAATCCGGATATGCTCTATATAGCATTGGGCATTATTGGTGCGACCGTGATGCCGCATAATCTCTATCTGCATTCCGGCATCATTCAGACGCGCGATTACGGGCATACTTTGCCGGAAAAGCGCGAAGCAATACGCTTTGCAACACTCGACTCGACGATTGCCCTTACCTTCGCACTGCTGGTCAATGCATCGATCCTGATTTTGGCCGCAGCAAGCTTCAATGCGACAGGCAATACCACCGTCGAAGATCTCGACAAAGCCCACGCCTTGCTCAACCCGTTGCTTGGTTCCGCTCTCGCCCCAACACTGTTTGCAATTGCGCTGCTATGCTGTGGGCTTAACTCGACCATCACGGCGACCATGGCTGGTCAGATCGTGATGGAAGGCTTTATCGATATCAAACTGAAGCCCTGGTTGCGTCGCGCAATCACCCGCTTCGTCGCTATCGTGCCAGCGGCCATAGTCACGATCATGTATGGCTCGCAGGGAACGACGGAACTTCTGATCCTGTCGCAGGTAGTGCTTAGTCTTCAGCTGCCCTTTGCCATTATCCCGCTCGTAATGTTCACAGCAGAAAAGAAAAAGATGGGCGCGCTGGTGGCGCCGCGCTGGGTAACAATCCTTGCGGCAGTTACCGCTGCCATCATCGTCGTGTTGAACATGAAACTCATCTACGACTTCTTCACTGGCGTACCGATTTGA
- a CDS encoding transglycosylase SLT domain-containing protein — protein sequence MKVKFVVVCALIGAMSSFGLNSAMSAPVNEPTNLADLLKARAQNKAAETNKSEQSSRSAQTERKQTAKKASVITKRAAPTAKSAKRSKSHGETSKSVKSGTGYSQIINRYAATYGVPSSLAHAVVRHESNFQPNVRGKAGEIGLMQIKLSTARGLGYTGSAKGLYEPSTNIQFGMKYLAMAQKLGGGSTCGTILKYNAGHGAKRMNPTSAKYCSSVKAYMAGL from the coding sequence ATGAAAGTAAAATTTGTTGTTGTATGCGCCCTGATTGGCGCCATGAGTTCTTTTGGCCTTAATTCTGCAATGAGTGCGCCAGTCAATGAACCAACCAATCTGGCAGATCTTCTGAAGGCTCGCGCCCAGAACAAGGCTGCTGAAACCAACAAGTCTGAACAGTCATCACGCTCAGCCCAGACAGAACGCAAGCAAACCGCAAAGAAGGCTTCGGTCATCACAAAGCGTGCCGCACCAACGGCAAAGAGCGCGAAGCGGTCCAAGTCTCATGGTGAGACGTCAAAGTCCGTGAAGAGCGGTACCGGCTACTCCCAGATTATCAATCGCTATGCAGCGACCTACGGTGTGCCTTCGTCGCTCGCCCATGCGGTTGTTCGTCACGAAAGCAATTTCCAGCCAAATGTTCGCGGCAAGGCTGGTGAAATCGGTCTGATGCAGATCAAGCTCTCGACGGCTCGTGGCCTTGGTTATACCGGTTCTGCAAAGGGCCTCTATGAGCCTTCGACCAACATCCAGTTTGGCATGAAGTATCTTGCAATGGCACAGAAGCTCGGCGGCGGCAGCACCTGCGGCACGATCCTCAAGTACAATGCCGGTCATGGCGCAAAGCGCATGAACCCAACCTCTGCAAAATATTGCAGCTCGGTTAAGGCCTACATGGCTGGCCTCTAA